The following coding sequences lie in one Arachis stenosperma cultivar V10309 chromosome 5, arast.V10309.gnm1.PFL2, whole genome shotgun sequence genomic window:
- the LOC130981146 gene encoding disease resistance protein Roq1-like: MAWGETEHEFIGKIVNTVSKWVCETHLHVADHLVGLESPVLRVKSLLDIESDDAVHMVGIYGIGGIGKTTLARAVYNSIKDSFEDACFLGNVRENSATHDHGHLIRILLNTLGDKTEFLLGDVNELVSVLKRRLCQRKVLLILDDVDKLNQLKVTAGDINWFGSGSRIIITTRNKGLLRSHGVQRLYEVGKLSDTEAICLLRRIALKADKVDPSYESILHRIVAFACGLPLALEVIGSHLFSKSKETWESALDQYKRIPKKEIYQILKVSFDDLEEDEKDFFLDIACFYNGYSLKNVETLLHIHHGVCPRNGIRVLVDKCLAKIVGQQVTLHDLIQDMGREIVRQESPEEPGKRSRVWHCDDSQDILVENKGSGQIEILQAEFPKIKSLLEEWDGGAFKKMDNLKTLIICYAHFVHGPRHLPNSLPNSLRVLIWKGYSSEFLPYDFYPKKLAWLDLSHNWLLPVNLFRMLQKFVKLRVLHLDDSPLLEQIPDMSALPNLEELSFVRCKYLVKIDKSVGLLDKLRILNAEGCINLRSFPPIKLISLEYLNLSHCSSLESFPEVLGEMRNLMELVLHNTPIKVFPFSIRYFTRLRSLLLQNSTTVKLPRSIFVLAELTHLSIKCDGLLVNVQDECEERLSSMVSLNKQEFNFSYCNASDEFLQMSIPWFVNVKVLDISYNNFTILPASIKGCSFLEKLILNHCSSLQEIRGIPPKIETFSARNCTSLKDLDLTLLPACTKECHFLKELFLSGCMNLQEIRGIPQNVEVLDVPSCTTLTFSCRSMTLLNQEEGGEEFWLPVKRPKILEWLNHYCWGSSISFWFRNKFPAMFLSVISGDDILFCPELKINNREVHSFYSFWLEKYNKLILNVSKELIKNKDNMTGVLLKNEWNHVELTYSKVNHGPVIQTGFHLFERSSSMEDIQFTDPLKEEQRVVEREHSQRQFMQQKQMLALVDPYMGQCKVLLSLLPPPEFDNKKNYSNSMPSEQLRCSTLVPLPVSQDCLAKAPGESSQAPFDETQSMQAPSPTSSSGKLSGQEIYVKTCSTGLPTTSDKSYINQVPPIQDDTEMEAFYSSLDVRSHVLSCSQDHLSTNALSEETREAIKIVKYFISGDASVLLHQQQYSAVRTSLEYLSNLSADDGLSGQVLTLISEASWFLTHWSKDFVEASMKFEYTTSELQKADALEAGLEPNKNQFKEAVAMENELHQKLAWIEKGKMGQEEHIKIVEANLSAYESEKNMALKRKRDIFEGRTLKAQLDKWRGEKVPRLRHEQGLAKAIQAKISAEWSKLGEKFKTIVLD, from the exons ATGGCTTG GGGTGAAACTGAACATGAATTTATTGGGAAGATTGTTAATACAGTATCCAAATGGGTTTGTGAGACTCATTTGCATGTTGCAGATCACCTAGTTGGACTAGAGTCTCCGGTTCTAAGAGTAAAATCGCTTTTGGATATTGAATCTGATGATGCAGTCCACATGGTCGGGATTTATGGAATTGGAGGGATAGGCAAAACAACTCTTGCTCGTGCAGTCTATAATTCAATTAAGGACTCATTTGAGGATGCATGTTTCCTTGGTAACGTGAGGGAAAATTCAGCAACACACGACCATGGACATCTCATAAGGATTCTGCTTAATACATTAGGTGATAAAACAGAATTCCTGCTCGGAGATGTCAATGAATTAGTCTCTGTGCTAAAACGTCGGCTGTGCCAAAGAAAAGTTCTTTTGATTCTTGATGATGTTGACAAACTGAACCAGTTAAAGGTCACTGCAGGAGATATTAACTGGTTTGGCTCCGGCAGTAGAATCATCATTACAACTCGAAACAAAGGCTTACTAAGAAGTCATGGGGTTCAAAGACTATATGAAGTGGGGAAGTTGAGTGATACAGAAGCTATTTGTTTACTTAGAAGGATTGCTCTAAAAGCTGACAAAGTTGATCCAAGTTATGAAAGCATTTTACACCGTATAGTGGCGTTTGCTTGTGGCCTTCCATTGGCTTTGGAGGTGATAGGTTCCCACTTGTTTAGTAAAAGTAAAGAGACATGGGAATCTGCATTAGATCAGTATAAAAGAATTCCTAAGAAAGAGATTTATCAAATACTCAAAGTAAGCTTTGATGATTTGGAAGAAGATGAGAAGGATTTTTTTCTTGATATTGCTTGTTTCTATAATGGATATAGCTTGAAAAATGTTGAAACATTACTCCACATTCATCATGGTGTTTGCCCAAGAAATGGTATCAGGGTTTTGGTTGATAAATGTCTAGCAAAGATTGTTGGTCAGCAAGTAACACTGCATGATTTGATACAGGACATGGGTAGAGAAATTGTCCGACAAGAATCACCAGAAGAGCCTGGAAAGCGTAGCAGGGTGTGGCACTGTGATGATAGTCAGGATATTTTGGTAGAAAATAAG GGAAGTGGTCAAATTGAAATCTTACAAGCAGAATTTCCTAAAATTAAAAGCTTGCTAGAAGAATGGGATGGTGGGGCATTCAAGAAGATGGATAACCTCAAAACACTGATTATTTGTTATGCTCATTTCGTCCACGGTCCCAGACACCTTCCAAATAGCCTTCCAAACAGCCTAAGAGTATTGATTTGGAAGGGTTATTCTTCAGAGTTTTTGCCTTATGATTTTTATCCAAAGAAACTTGCATGGTTGGATTTAAGCCATAATTGGTTATTGCCTGTCAATTTGTTTAGGATGCTGCAG AAATTCGTCAAGTTGAGAGTGTTGCATCTTGATGACTCTCCATTGCTTGAACAGATACCTGATATGTCTGCTCTCCCAAATTTAGAAGAACTATCGTTTGTTCGGTGTAAATATTTAGTGAAGATTGACAAATCAGTTGGGCTGCTGGATAAACTCAGAATCCTGAATGCTGAAGGTTGCATCAATCTCCGGAGTTTTCCTCCCATCAAGTTGATCTCTCTTGAATATCTCAATCTTTCACATTGCTCAAGTCTGGAGAGTTTTCCAGAAGTACTAGGAGAGATGAGAAACTTAATGGAGCTTGTGTTGCATAATACTCCCATAAAAGTGTTTCCATTTTCAATTCGGTATTTTACTCGACTTCGGAGTTTGCTACTGCAGAACTCCACGACTGTTAAATTACCAAGAAGCATTTTTGTGTTGGCAGAACTTACACATTTGAGCATTAAGTGTGATGGGTTGCTGGTAAATGTTCAGGATGAATGCGAAGAGCGTCTGAGCTCGATGGTGTCCTTAAACAAGCAAGAGTTTAACTTCAGTTACTGCAATGCATCAGATGAATTCCTTCAAATGAGTATCCCTTGGTTTGTCAATGTGAAAGTTTTAGATATTTCATACAATAATTTTACAATTCTCCCTGCATCCATCAAGGGGTGTTCCTTTTTAGAGAAACTTATTTTGAATCATTGTAGCAGCCTTCAAGAAATTAGAGGGATTCCACCAAAGATAGAAACATTCTCTGCAAGAAATTGCACTTCCTTGAAAGATTTGGACCTCACACTTCTTCCTGCATGCACCAAAGAATGTCACTTTTTAAAGGAACTCTTTTTGTCAGGTTGCATGAATCTTCAGGAAATAAGAGGGATTCCACAGAATGTAGAAGTTTTGGATGTACCAAGCTGCACAACTTTGACTTTCTCATGTAGAAGCATGACATTGCTGAATCAG GAGGAGGGTGGAGAGGAGTTTTGGTTGCCAGTGAAAAGGCCAAAGATTCTAGAGTGGCTCAACCACTATTGCTGGGGATCTTCAATTTCCTTCTGGTTTCGTAACAAGTTCCCTGCCATGTTTCTCTCTGTCATAAGTGGAGACGATATACTATTTTGCCCAGAATTGAAGATCAACAACCGCGAAGTGCATAGTTTTTACAGTTTTTGGCTggaaaaatacaataaattaatTCTGAATGTGAGTAAAGAGTTAATAAAAAACAAAGATAACATGACTGGTGTACTTCTAAAAAATGAATGGAATCATGTGGAGTTGACATATTCTAAGGTCAATCATGGGCCTGTCATTCAAACTGGATTCCATTTATTTGAAAGAAGTAGTAGCATGGAGGATATTCAATTCACTGATCCACTGAAAGAAGAGCAGAGAGTGGTGGAAAGGGAACATTCTCAGAGACAATTTATGCAGCAGAAACAAATGTTGGCTTTAGTCGATCCGTATATGGGACAATGCAAAGTTTTGCTTTCATTGCTTCCGCCTCCAGAATTcgacaataaaaaaaattactcaaACTCAATGCCTTCAGAGCAGTTAAGATGCTCCACTCTTGTCCCACTCCCAG TATCCCAGGATTGTCTAGCAAAGGCTCCAGGAGAATCATCTCAAGCCCCTTTTGATGAGACTCAAAGTATGCAGGCCCCTAGTCCCACATCATCAAGTGGAAAACTTAGTGGACAAGAAATATACGTGAAAACCTGTTCCACTGGATTGCCAACAACATCTGACAAGTCTTACATAAATCAAGTTCCTCCAATTCAAGATGATACAGAAATGGAAGCATTTTATTCTTCTCTTGATGTTAGGAGCCATGTTCTTTCATGTTCCCAAGATCATTTGTCCACTAATGCTCTAAGCGAAGAGACCAGGGAAGcaataaaaatagtaaaatactTCATCTCTGGCGATGCTTCGGTTCTGTTGCATCAACAACAGTACAGTGCAGTGAGAACTAGCTTAGAGTACCTTTCCAATTTGTCTGCAGATGATGGCCTATCAGGACAAGTGCTAACTTTGATATCAGAAGCTTCATGGTTCTTGACCCATTGGAGTAAGGATTTCGTGGAAGCAAGCATGAAATTTGAGTACACGACATCCGAGCTGCAGAAAGCTGATGCATTGGAAGCAGGTCTAGAACCTAACAAGAATCAGTTCAAAGAAGCTGTAGCCATGGAAAATGAGCTGCACCAAAAGTTAGCTTGGATTGAAAAAGGTAAAATGGGACAAGAAGAGCATATCAAAATTGTTGAAGCTAACTTATCTGCTTATGAATCAGAAAAGAATATGGCcctgaagaggaagagagaTATCTTTGAAGGGAGGACACTTAAAGCTCAACTAGACAAGTGGAGGGGTGAAAAAGTGCCACGTTTGAGGCACGAGCAGGGTCTAGCAAAGGCTATTCAAGCAAAAATCTCAGCTGAATGGTCAAAACTTGGAGAAAAATTTAAGACCATTGTTTTGGACTGA
- the LOC130981147 gene encoding disease resistance protein Roq1-like — protein MADWTYDVFLSFRGKDIRQRFIGHLYKALCRRGFHTFIDDVEIERGEDITRSLLTAVENSMIAIPVFSENYATSSFCLDELVNIMECAKTKGQIVLPVFYDVDPSDVRNLRGSFGEAMEKHEERMKLKEDKERLEKWKMAFMQAANLSGFHFKLGAESECEFTEKIVKTVSKWIHHTCLYVSDQVVGLESQIPELNLLLDVESSDRVHMVGIHGIGGIGKTTLARAVYNSIADSFEGVCFLGNVRENSITHGLVYLQQMLLSKLVGDERDIKLGDVSEGKKVIERRLNRKKVLLIVDDVDRLEQLKAVAGDSVWFGSGSRIIVTTRNKGLLTSHGIVRTYEVEKLNDKEALDLLRWNVFKTRLVDPSYSYILNRTVAFASGLPLALEVIGANLFGKSKDEWESALDQYKRSPKREIQEILKVSFDGLEEEEKKIFLDIACFFNGYRSKYVEEILRAHHGFCPKNSMRVLIDKSLVKIEDDRVMLHDLIQDMGREIVRQESEDPRGRSRIWNFEDAKRVLEQDKGSHKIEIIKLAFPKADEKLNWDGVAFIKMNNLRTIDINKGDFSDSPKHLPNSLKVLKWRGYPSQIFPFDFYPKEIAILWLPDSSISSLILLFLWQKFMNLRVLNFSNCQHLEQIPDLSVAPHLEELSFCWCKNLTEVHKSVGLLNKLRMLDAKGCCKLRSFPDLMLPSLEKLRLSSCSSLESFPEILGKMESLTKLELEYTPIKEFPPSIRYIARLERLELWHSKIVLLPSSIFLMKELKCLRIRNCDGLLLHSQEKVEEKISSVVFSNQQHFDFRNCNVSNEFLQRSVPWLVNVKELNLSSNSFTILPACIEGCTFLKVLILDYCGNLREVGGIPPNIEKFSARRCISLKSLDLTLLSFTKDCYFLKELILDGCENLEEIRGIPPSIEVLHAPSSTLLTSSSRSMLRVVNGGGGGGL, from the exons ATGGCTGATTGGACCTACGATGTGTTCTTGAGTTTCAGAGGCAAAGATATTCGGCAACGCTTCATTGGCCATCTCTATAAAGCTCTTTGCAGGAGGGGATTCCACACCTTCATTGATGACGTGGAGATCGAGCGAGGAGAGGATATCACACGCTCACTTCTCACTGCAGTTGAAAACTCCATGATTGCAATTCCGGTGTTCTCGGAAAACTATGCAACTTCAAGTTTCTGCTTGGACGAACTGGTTAACATCATGGAGTGTGCCAAGACGAAGGGGCAGATTGTTTTGCCGGTGTTCTATGACGTGGATCCTTCCGATGTGCGAAATCTGAGGGGGAGTTTTGGTGAAGCAATGGAAAAACATGAGGAGAGGATGAAGCTCAAGGAAGATAAAGAGAGGTTGGAGAAATGGAAGATGGCTTTTATGCAAGCTGCTAATCTTTCTGGATTTCATTTTAAACTTGG GGCCGAATCTGAATGCGAGTTTACTGAGAAGATTGTGAAAACAGTCTCCAAATGGATTCATCACACTTGTTTATATGTTTCAGATCAAGTAGTTGGACTAGAATCTCAGATTCCAGAACTGAACTTACTTTTGGATGTTGAATCCAGTGACAGAGTTCACATGGTAGGGATTCATGGCATTGGCGGAATAGGTAAAACAACTCTTGCTCGTGCCGTCTACAATTCCATTGCTGACTCATTTGAAGGTGTATGTTTTCTTGGTAATGTGAGAGAAAATTCAATAACACATGGCTTAGTGTATCTCCAACAAATGCTGCTTTCAAAGTTAGTTGGTGATGAAAGAGATATTAAGTTAGGTGATGTCAGTGAAGGAAAGAAGGTGATAGAGCGTAGGCTGAATCGAAAGAAGGTTCTGTTGATTGTTGATGATGTTGATAGATTAGAGCAGTTAAAAGCAGTTGCAGGGGACTCTGTTTGGTTTGGTTCTGGTAGTAGAATCATTGTAACAACTCGAAACAAAGGCTTGTTAACGAGTCATGGAATTGTAAGAACATATGAAGTGGAGAAGTTAAATGATAAAGAAGCACTTGATTTACTTAGATGGAATGTTTTCAAAACAAGATTGGTTGATCCAAGTTACTCATACATTTTGAACAGAACGGTTGCTTTTGCTTCTGGCTTGCCACTTGCATTGGAAGTAATAGGGGCTAATTTGTTTGGTAAGAGTAAAGATGAGTGGGAATCTGCTTTGGATCAGTATAAAAGAAGTCCTAAGAGAGAGATTCAAGAGATTCTTAAAGTGAGTTTTGATGGATtggaggaggaagagaagaagatctTTCTTGACATTGCTTGTTTCTTTAATGGATATAGATCCAAGTATGTTGAGGAGATACTGCGTGCTCATCACGGCTTTTGCCCCAAGAACAGCATGCGAGTTTTGATTGATAAGtctttggtgaagattgaagatgATAGAGTGATGTTACATGATTTGATTCAAGATATGGGTAGAGAAATTGTTCGACAAGAATCGGAAGACCCTCGAGGGCGTAGCAGAATTTGGAACTTTGAGGATGCAAAACGTGTTTTGGAACAAGACAAG GGTAGccataaaattgaaattatcaAGCTAGCATTCCCCAAAGCTGATGAAAAACTTAATTGGGATGGTGTAGCATTCATAAAGATGAATAATCTCAGAACAATTGATATTAATAAAGGTGACTTTTCAGACAGTCCCAAACATCTTCCAAATAGTTTGAAAGTGCTTAAATGGCGAGGATATCCTTCACAAATTttcccatttgatttttatCCAAAGGAAATAGCCATATTGTGGTTACCAGATAGTTCCATATCATCAC ttatattACTTTTTCTTTGGCAGAAGTTCATGAATTTGAGAGTTTTGAATTTCAGCAATTGCCAGCACCTAGAACAAATACCTGATTTATCTGTTGCCCCACATTTGGAAGAATTATCTTTCTGTTGGTGTAAGAACTTAACTGAAGTTCATAAATCAGTTGGTTTGCTAAATAAACTTAGAATGTTGGATGCAAAGGGTTGTTGCAAGCTTAGAAGTTTTCCAGACCTTATGTTACCTTCTCTCGAGAAACTCCGCCTTTCGTCTTGTTCAAGTCTTGAGAGTTTTCCAGAAATATTAGGGAAGATGGAAAGTTTAACAAAACTTGAGTTAGAATACACTCCAATAAAAGAATTCCCACCTTCAATTCGTTATATTGCTAGGCTTGAAAGATTAGAATTGTGGCACTCTAAGATTGTTCTGTTGCCAAGTAGCATTTTTCTGATGAAGGAGCTTAAGTGCTTGAGAATTCGAAACTGTGATGGTTTGCTGTTACATTCACAAGAGAAAGTTGAGGAGAAAATAAGCTCAGTTGTGTTTTCCAATCAGCAAcactttgatttcagaaactGCAATGTATCAAATGAGTTTCTTCAAAGGAGTGTTCCTTGGTTAGTCAATGTGAAAGAGTTGAATCTATCATCCAACAGTTTCACAATTCTTCCTGCATGCATTGAAGGATGTACCTTCTTGAAGGTACTTATTTTGGATTATTGTGGGAATCTTCGAGAAGTCGGAGGGATTCCACCAAACATTGAAAAATTCTCTGCAAGAAGATGCATATCCTTAAAAAGTTTGGACCTCACTCTCCTATCATTCACCAAAGATTGTTACTTTCTGAAGGAACTCATTTTGGATGGTTGTGAGAATCTTGAGGAAATAAGGGGCATTCCACCTAGCATAGAAGTTTTGCATGCACCAAGCTCTACATTGTTGACTTCCTCTTCTAGGAGCAT GTTAAGAGTTGttaatggtggtggtggtggtggtttgTGA